Sequence from the Myxococcales bacterium genome:
GAGGCTTCGCCGGAGCGCACCGGCCTTGCGCGGCAGGCCTCGCCGCCATCACCGAGAGACGTCGCTCAAGCTCGCGAACGCTCGTAGCGTGAATCTCAAGCTTCTCGCGCTCGGCGCGCGAGAGGCGCTTTGAGAGCGACGACAGGTCTCTGGCCGCGTAGTCGAGCACCGAGCGATCCTCGGCGAGCTTGGCCAGCGCGCGCTCCGGGCCCTCGACGGAGGCGCCGAAGAGCTGCGCATAGAGCCGGACCGGATCGGTAGACGTAGGAATCTGGCGCCGCGCTCCCTGGTACGAAAAGGACCGGCGATGCGCCTTGAGCGGCGGAATATCCGAGGCGAGCACCCCGGCGTTGAGCGTTGGAAACGGCACCGTCGGCTGGAGGACACCGCGGACCATCTGATCGAGCGACGGCCCCATGCCCCAAGGGTCGTCGAAGGCGCCCTCGCTTCGAACCCCGCTGTAGAGCCCCGCGAAGCCTTGATCGTGGCCGTTGCCCGCGCCGCCGGCCGTGTTCTCAAGGCCGCGAACGATCGTCGTTCGCTCTCGCAGCCGCGGCACCGACAGGATCGGCTCCAAGATCGACGACGTCATCGACGCGTCGGGCCAGAAGGCCTTCTGACTGGTCCCGTTGCCCTGCATGAGGAGCACGAGCCGTGTCGGCGTTGGCGTATCGGCGCGCAGCGTGCGCGTGTGCGACGCCACGAGCGGCAGGAGCCCTCCGGCGGCGAGGAGCTTTAGAACATTGCGGCGGCTCGTCATGGCTGAGGCCTCCGCCACACGAACGAGTCGCGCGCCACGTAGCGAACGAGCGCGTCCGTCGCTCGTCCCGCGGCGAGCCCCTCGGCGAGGTCGCGAACGTCGGCGCTCCTTGCCTCGCGCCTCCCGGATGCAAAGCGGTACACCTGCCGGGCAAAACACCGACGCACGTCGTTGCTCTCGGCGAGCTTCTGCCCGAGCTCACCGGCGCCACGGAACGGCCCCGCGACGTCGGTGCCGATGAGCTCGCCGCTCGTATCAACAGGGCGGCCGTGCTCCCGCTCACGGCGGCGGCCTATGCTGTCGTAGCCCTCGAGACCGAAGCCGGCCGCGTCGATGGCCGCGTGGCAACCGGCGCACGCGGGATCTTTCCCATGCACTTCGAACTTCTCGCGCGTGGTCTTCGCGGCGTCGAGCGGATCAACGGTCAGCATCTGCGCGGCGATGGGCGGCGCCGCGAAGTCGTCACAAAGCATGCGCGCGCGCACCACGAGGCCTCGGTCGACGGGATTGGTTGCGTCGGCCGTCGCGTGAACGGCGAGAAAGCCCGCAAGCGAGACGATGCCTCGGCGAAACGTCGGATCGGTGGGCGTGCCTGCGGCGGCGTCGGGCGGCGCGAGGAGGTCGGCGCCGTAGACAGCGCCGAGGATCGCCGTCGGGAACGCGCGCGGCGTGGCGAAGAGGGCACGCAAGGTTCCATCGCCGCCGTGGATGGTGGCGTCGATGAAGCGCGACAGCTCGCGGTCCATGTCGTCGCGGAGCGCCATCGAAAACGCCGGGTGCGCCTCGGGAAGCTTGTAGAGCTCGGAGAGATCGGCGACGCCGAGCCACGCGCGCACGAGGCGCTCGACCTCGCGCCGCCCGTCGGCTGTCGCCAAGAGGTCACGGGCCGCGCGCTCGCGCCCTCGCGAACCGTCGAGCTCTCCGCGCTCGGCGGCGGCCAGGAGTTCAGCCGTGGGCCGCGCGCCCGTGAAGAGAAACGAGATGGCGCTGGCGAGCTCGTGCGGCTCGAGCCGCACCAGCGAGGTCGAGGGGTCGACGGCGTCCGGGCTTGGTGGCGCGACCTCGGGCCCGAGCTCCGTGCGGTAAAGCGTATGCGGCGACGGAAACATGGCGTTCGCCACGACCCTCGGGCCATCGAAGGGGGCGCTCGCAGCGGCCTGTGTCGAAACGTCGAGCAACGCGAATCGCGAACGCTCGTCGGTCGAGAGCCATCGCCCGTAGAGACGGAGCGCGAGGCGCTCGGCGAACACGGAGATGCACCGCTCGCGAGGCTCGGAGGCGGCGCACACGAAGCCTCGCGCGAGCGCCGGGGCCACGGCGTCGGCGAGCTCGACGAGCGCGTCGAGCTTCGGCCCCGTCACGACGAGCGCCTCGTCTTGGTTGTCGTACCCGTCCACGTTGGGCTCGCTCGGCAACGTCACGGCGACGTCGGGAGCGAGCGCCCTCGCGACGCCGGCGAGCTCGTGGTTCGAGAGGCGCCACACGCGCGCGGGGAGCGGACTCGGGGCGTCGTCCGCCGGCGCCCGCTCGGGCGCCGAATAGCAGGCCGCGAAGGCCAGCATAAGGAGCCACGGGAGCGCGCGCGACCTCGTCACCGCGCGATGATAGCGCGGCGAGCGTGGGGTCGTTTGTGGCCTACTTCCGCGCGACCTTCGGCCGCGTGGTGGGCGCGTCGGGCGTCGCCATGGGGCTGCCCATCTTGCCAACCATCTTGCGCGCCTCGGCGAGATCGGGGTGAAGCTCGAGCACCTCTTGCAGCACGCTCCGCGCCTCGGCGCGCTTGCCCAAGGTGTCCAAGACCCGCGCCAAGAAGAGCCGCGGCTCCGGTGAGCGCTCGCGCAGGGCCCACGCCTCCGTCGCGTGACGCGACTCGCGGTAGTCGCCGGCCGCGTAGGCCGCCGTGGCCCACTTCTTCATCGCTTGCGCGTCGCCGGGCTTCGCCTTCGCTTGCGCACGGGCCTCGGTCAGTCGCTTGAGGTCGAGCGCGCGGTTGTCGTGGGGGCGGCTCTCGGCCTTCTCCGCCTTCGCGCTCTTGGTGTCCGCCTTTTCCGCTTTGGACTCGGCCGAGCCCTTGGCTTCGGTCGCGGCGGCGACGGTCGGAACCGACACGGTCGCCTCGTTCTCCGTCGGCGGGACCGCTTCGACGACGGGCGCGGCAGGCGCCTCGCCGGGCGCGACAGCAATCGCCGCAGGAGTCGCCGCCACAGCGGCGTTGGTGACCGTGGTCTCGCCCGTCGGCATGTCCGCCGTCGCCGGAGGCACGTCGACGAAACGCGCCTCTACCGCGGGAGCCAGCTTGAGGCCGACGTAGCCCGAACACGCGAGCGCGCAGACGATGGCGGCGCTCATCAGCTTGCTCCGACGTGGGCGCGGCGCGGGCTCCGGCACGACGAGCGACGCTTCGAGCGCTTCGCGCATCGCGGCGGCGTTCTCGAACCGATTCTCGGGCTTCTTCGCCAGGGCCGTCACGATGAGCGAGTCGAGCGCCTCGGGGATCGCGCGATGCGGCGCGCGAACGCGCGGCGGCTCGGGGATCTCGCGGAGGTGTTTGCCCATCACCACGACGTTCGACGGGCCGTCGAAGGGCGTCGTGCCGGTGACCAACTCGTAGAGCACGCAGCCGAGCGCGTAGAGATCGCAACGGCCGTCGACGGGCTCGCCGGCGACCTGCTCGGGCGCCATGTACTCGGGTGTTCCGAAGATCGCGAAGCCGCGTTGCCGCTGCTCGTCGCCTTGCGCGGCGACGTCGGAGAGCGCCATGGCCACGCCGAAGTCGACGAGCTTGAGCCCGCCGGTCTTCAAGAGGAAGAGGTTGGCAGGCTTGAGATCGCGGTGCACGACGCCCGCCGAGTGGGCCGCTTCCAGCGCACGCGTCACCTCGATGGCGATGGCGACGGCCTCCCGCCAATCCATACCGCGAGCGGAGCGCAGGTATTGGTCGAGACTCTGCCCCTTCAGGAGTTCCATCGCCAAGAAGACGCGGCCGTCGAGGGCTCGCCCGAAATCGTAGAGGACGCAGAGGTTCGGGTGCGACAGCCCCGCGATGGCGCGCGCCTCGCGACGAAACCGATCGACGGCGTCCTTGGCGGAGCCGTGCTCCGGCGAGAGCACCTTGAGTGCGACGGCACGCCCCAGCTCCACGTGTTCGGCCTCGTAGACGGCCCCGCTGGCGCCTTCGCCGATCTTCGAGAGGACTCGGTACGGCGTCCCCGCGAGCGGCGCGTCGTCGTTCATGGCGTCGGCCACTTTGGAGGCGACCTCGCTGCGCACTGGCGTGATGCGCTCCTTGATGAGCGGACGGGCTTCCTTGAGGAGGCGCGCGAACTCGGCGCGGCAACGCTGCGGCTCGTGCGCCCAAAGGGTCTTCATGAGCGAAGCGACACGACCACGCACGCCGCGCTCGCCGCCCTTGTTGGACTTCGCCTCCTGAAGAATGCGTCCAAGGTCCGCCGTGGCTCTCGACGCGCTCGGATAACGCCCGTCGGGATCGTTGGCGGTGAGCTTCTCGATGACTTCGTCGAGGAGTGCCGGTGCGCCGATTTCGGCGGCGATGGCCGGGACGCGGACCTTGCCGGCGGCTGCGTCCTCGAGGTGCTTCTGCGGATCGCCGGTCAAGAAGCGGCGGCCCGCGCACAGCTCCCAGAGCATGATGCCGAGGGCGTAGACGTCGATGCGGCCATCGCCGACCTGCTGCCGCGCGACTTCCGGCGCGACGTAGCCCGGCTTCGCGAAGACGACGCCGGCCACCGTGTGGCAGCGCCGGTTGTGGCCGCGAGCGGTGCCAAAGTCGATGAGCTTCACCTCACCGGCGTAGCCAATCATGACGTTCTGAGGACTGAGGTCGCGGTGCACGATGCCGAGCGGCGTTCCGTCGGAGCCAGCGCGCTCGTGAACGTGAGCCAGCGCCTGCGCCATCTCGATGCACATGGCCACGGCTTCGGGCCAGTTGATGCGGGCGCCGAGCTGGATGGCTCGTTGCCGCACGTCGGCGAGGGAGCGACCCTCGACGTACTCGACGACGACAAAGGGCTCGCCGCTCTCGTCGGTCGACGCCTCGATGACCTGCGCGATGCCCGGGTGATGAAGCTGCGATTGAACGCGGGCCTCGTCGAGGAAGCGCGCGAGGAACGAGCCGTCGTGGATGTGGTCGCGACGCACGGTCTTGACGATGACGGGCCGCTCCGCGCCCTCGATGCCGGTCGTGGCGGCGAGGTAGACGTCCCCCATTCCGCCGCGCGCGATGAGCTTGAGGAGCAGGAGCCGGCCGCCAAAGACCGACGGCACGGGGAACCCTTCGTCGGTCGCGGCGGAGAAGCCTCGTTTCGAGTCCGGCGCGGCCGGCACGGACGCCGCGGTGGCTGGCGCCGCCGCCTCCAGGGCGCCGTCGCTCGCCGCGCCCGTCGCGCTCGCCGCTTTCGCGTCGTCGATTGTGGGGCCTTGCTCATGGGTGAGCGACTCGCGCGCTTGGATGCTCTCCGAGACCATGGGCCGACGCTACGGACGGCGCCGAAAACGGCCAACTTTAGCGCGGGGGTCGGCGGCCCATCGCCACGGCGTGCCTACCGCGCGTCGCAGGTACCGGCAGCCGGCTTGTCGAGCTCTTCGAGCTTCTTCTTGGCGAGGACGCCATCGGGCTGTTTCGCAAAGCGCGCCGCGGCGGCTTGGTACGCGAGGCGAGCGTTGGGGCAGTCCTTGAGGAGCAAATACGCCTCGCCCATGCCGAGCAGCGTCTTGCCAAGGACGTTCGACGGAGGTTGAAAACGGAGGACGCGGTTAAACTCGCCGAGCGCCGACGCGCCTCGTCCTTCTTTCACGTCGGCGTCGCCCATGAGGAAGAGGACGTCGTCGGCCTTCTCATCGTTGGGGTAGCGGTTCACGTATTCGCGCCCCAAGCTGCGGAGGAGGTTGAACTCCTTCTTGTCGTACGCCGCCTGAAGCGCCGCGTGGTGCGCCGTCTGCGATTCGGGAATGGCTACCGGCGGCGTCTTCGCGCCGTGCGCTTCCTGGTTCCGTTTGAGCTCGTCGAGGCGGGCGTTCTGCTCGGCGCGCGTCGTGGCGACCTCCTTCTTCACCTCGTCGACGGCGTGGCTGGTCTCGTCGAGCCGGCCGGCGATGGTGTTGAGGCGCGCGCGTTCCGTCATGAAGTCGGCGCCTCGGTCGGCGTTGGCCTTGAGCGCCTGATCGACGCGGGCGATGGCGCCCTCGACGGTCCCCTTCAACCCTTCGACATCCTTCTTGAGGGCCGCCGTCGCTCGCTCTTCCTCGGCGATGCGCGCCGTCAGCGCCTCGTGGTCGCGCTGCATGGCGAACACGCCGCATCCGCCCAGAAGTGGCGCCCAGAGCGGAATCAGAAGCGCGAGCGGCGGAACGAGCGTGGAGCGCCGCGTGCTCGTGCGAAGGCGTGACGGATTCCTCATGCTCGCGCTTTATACCGCCGCGGGCGGGCCCGGAGCGAGCTTTCGCGGCCCCCTCGGCCTCCACCTTGTCAATCTGCGGTGGGCCGCGTAAACACCGAGGGTCGATGGCGAGTCTCCCCAGCGGTTCCAAGGGTGCGGCGGCCGTCGATTTTTCGGCGAACCCCTACAAGACGATCTTGCGCCTCGCGGCGCCGACCATCGTGGCCATGCTCTCGCAGAGCGTCGTCAACGAGATCGACATCATCTTCTTTAGGATGCTCCCGGCGCCAGAGGACTCGAACGCCCAAGCGGCGCTGATGCCGTGCCTCATTCTCGTTTGGCTCTTTGGCGGCTCCATCAGCGCCATCAGCGTCGGGACGCAGGCGCTCACGGCGCGCCGCCTCGCCGAGGGCGATCACAAGGGCGCTGCCGCCGTGCTCACCAACGCGGCCCTCTTCTGCCTCATCGCCGCGCCCATCAGCACGGCCCTCGCGTACCTCGTCTTGCCGCACATCTTGGGTCGACAGCTCCCGCCCGACGCCCTCGGCATCGCCGTCGGCTACGCGCGCTGGCGCCTGCTCGGCATTTTCTCGATGGCGATGACCTTCGGCCTGAAGGGCTTCTTCGACGGCATCGGGCGCACGCACGTTCACTTCTGGGCGGCCGTCGTCATGAACGTCTTCAACGTGCTCTTTTGTTGGCTCTTCATCTTCGGCAACCTCGGGGCTCCGCGCATGGGCGCCGCCGGGGCAGGTCTCGCCGCGTTCCTCTCCACGTGGATTGGCCTCTTCATCATGATCGGCTTCACGCTCGTGGCGCGCGACGAGTTCCCGATCCTTCGCGCGAGCGCCGTCTCGAAGACCCTCATGGCGAGCATCCTCAAGCTGTCGATCCCCGCGGCGCTCGCCACTGCGGTCATGATGTTCGGCTTTCAGCGCTTCTTCGACATCGTCGGAAAGCTCGACAAGCTCGCCGTGGGTGGCACCGGCGAGGCCGTCAATGGCGCGGCGACGACGAACATCATCGGCGTCCTCAAGCTCACCTTCACGGCGTGCATCGCCTTCGGCACCTCAACGGCGACGCTCGTCGCCCAAGCGCTCGGCGCCAAACGCCCGGCCGACGCCGAGCGGTTCGGTTGGGCGAGCGTTCGCCTCGGATTGGTCGTTTTCGGCGTGGTGGGACTCGCGGAGGGCGTGCTCTTCACGGGGAACATCGTCGACTTCATCACCGACTCGCCGGCCGTTCGCGACGCGACCATGGTCCCCATGCGCATCATGGGCGTCGTCACGCCCATCTTGGCCGTGGGCATGATCGTCAGCGAAGCCCTCTTCGGCGCCGGCAACCCAAAGTTCGTCGCCGTGGTGCAGTTCATCTTGATCTTCTTCGTGCTGCTGCCGCTCGCGTACCTCTTCGCCATCGTCTTCGCGCTAGGACTTGTCGGTATCTGGCTCGCCGCCTGCGTGTACGTCGCCCTCGCGGCGGTCGCGATGACGCTCAAGTGGAAGGGCGGCTCGTGGAAGACCATCGAGCTCTGAACGGCGCGCGTCGAAGCGTGAGCCGCGGCTGACTGAAAAAGCCCTGTGCCCCGGATCCAACCCCGTCGTGGCCGATCCAGCTAACGGAGCCAGCCTCCCAACCTCCGCCCCCTCGATTCTTCGAGAAAACGTCGCATTCGGGCGACACCCACATGTGGCACAGAGGATGCTCGAAGAGAGCGCATGACTCTCCGCGCCCTCTCCCCTCTCGCCCTCCTCGCGCTCCTCGCAGGTCCCGTCGCGTGCAGCGCCGAGGCAGGCGATCCCGAAGCCGACGACGAAGAATCCGCGATTATCGGCGGCCAGTCCTCCGGCAGCAGCGACGACGCGGTCGT
This genomic interval carries:
- a CDS encoding DUF1552 domain-containing protein, with the translated sequence MTSRRNVLKLLAAGGLLPLVASHTRTLRADTPTPTRLVLLMQGNGTSQKAFWPDASMTSSILEPILSVPRLRERTTIVRGLENTAGGAGNGHDQGFAGLYSGVRSEGAFDDPWGMGPSLDQMVRGVLQPTVPFPTLNAGVLASDIPPLKAHRRSFSYQGARRQIPTSTDPVRLYAQLFGASVEGPERALAKLAEDRSVLDYAARDLSSLSKRLSRAEREKLEIHATSVRELERRLSVMAARPAAQGRCAPAKPQALGQREADVPALMDTMFELAAVALGCGLTQVLTFPMGYSGTKWRFDWLGIGQDFHDQLAHRDDGGGDVTALLVRVNRWYAGHVARFAQMLDSFPEGQGTMLDHTLIVWGNELATGPHGLKDIPVVLLGGASGRLLPGPRLVSEGPQTYHRLGCSLLRVMGIDAQGFGEERDCGPVRGLFLGS
- a CDS encoding DUF1588 domain-containing protein → MTRSRALPWLLMLAFAACYSAPERAPADDAPSPLPARVWRLSNHELAGVARALAPDVAVTLPSEPNVDGYDNQDEALVVTGPKLDALVELADAVAPALARGFVCAASEPRERCISVFAERLALRLYGRWLSTDERSRFALLDVSTQAAASAPFDGPRVVANAMFPSPHTLYRTELGPEVAPPSPDAVDPSTSLVRLEPHELASAISFLFTGARPTAELLAAAERGELDGSRGRERAARDLLATADGRREVERLVRAWLGVADLSELYKLPEAHPAFSMALRDDMDRELSRFIDATIHGGDGTLRALFATPRAFPTAILGAVYGADLLAPPDAAAGTPTDPTFRRGIVSLAGFLAVHATADATNPVDRGLVVRARMLCDDFAAPPIAAQMLTVDPLDAAKTTREKFEVHGKDPACAGCHAAIDAAGFGLEGYDSIGRRREREHGRPVDTSGELIGTDVAGPFRGAGELGQKLAESNDVRRCFARQVYRFASGRREARSADVRDLAEGLAAGRATDALVRYVARDSFVWRRPQP
- a CDS encoding protein kinase; translation: MVSESIQARESLTHEQGPTIDDAKAASATGAASDGALEAAAPATAASVPAAPDSKRGFSAATDEGFPVPSVFGGRLLLLKLIARGGMGDVYLAATTGIEGAERPVIVKTVRRDHIHDGSFLARFLDEARVQSQLHHPGIAQVIEASTDESGEPFVVVEYVEGRSLADVRQRAIQLGARINWPEAVAMCIEMAQALAHVHERAGSDGTPLGIVHRDLSPQNVMIGYAGEVKLIDFGTARGHNRRCHTVAGVVFAKPGYVAPEVARQQVGDGRIDVYALGIMLWELCAGRRFLTGDPQKHLEDAAAGKVRVPAIAAEIGAPALLDEVIEKLTANDPDGRYPSASRATADLGRILQEAKSNKGGERGVRGRVASLMKTLWAHEPQRCRAEFARLLKEARPLIKERITPVRSEVASKVADAMNDDAPLAGTPYRVLSKIGEGASGAVYEAEHVELGRAVALKVLSPEHGSAKDAVDRFRREARAIAGLSHPNLCVLYDFGRALDGRVFLAMELLKGQSLDQYLRSARGMDWREAVAIAIEVTRALEAAHSAGVVHRDLKPANLFLLKTGGLKLVDFGVAMALSDVAAQGDEQRQRGFAIFGTPEYMAPEQVAGEPVDGRCDLYALGCVLYELVTGTTPFDGPSNVVVMGKHLREIPEPPRVRAPHRAIPEALDSLIVTALAKKPENRFENAAAMREALEASLVVPEPAPRPRRSKLMSAAIVCALACSGYVGLKLAPAVEARFVDVPPATADMPTGETTVTNAAVAATPAAIAVAPGEAPAAPVVEAVPPTENEATVSVPTVAAATEAKGSAESKAEKADTKSAKAEKAESRPHDNRALDLKRLTEARAQAKAKPGDAQAMKKWATAAYAAGDYRESRHATEAWALRERSPEPRLFLARVLDTLGKRAEARSVLQEVLELHPDLAEARKMVGKMGSPMATPDAPTTRPKVARK
- a CDS encoding MATE family efflux transporter, with translation MASLPSGSKGAAAVDFSANPYKTILRLAAPTIVAMLSQSVVNEIDIIFFRMLPAPEDSNAQAALMPCLILVWLFGGSISAISVGTQALTARRLAEGDHKGAAAVLTNAALFCLIAAPISTALAYLVLPHILGRQLPPDALGIAVGYARWRLLGIFSMAMTFGLKGFFDGIGRTHVHFWAAVVMNVFNVLFCWLFIFGNLGAPRMGAAGAGLAAFLSTWIGLFIMIGFTLVARDEFPILRASAVSKTLMASILKLSIPAALATAVMMFGFQRFFDIVGKLDKLAVGGTGEAVNGAATTNIIGVLKLTFTACIAFGTSTATLVAQALGAKRPADAERFGWASVRLGLVVFGVVGLAEGVLFTGNIVDFITDSPAVRDATMVPMRIMGVVTPILAVGMIVSEALFGAGNPKFVAVVQFILIFFVLLPLAYLFAIVFALGLVGIWLAACVYVALAAVAMTLKWKGGSWKTIEL